The following proteins come from a genomic window of Desulfonatronum thioautotrophicum:
- a CDS encoding HAD family hydrolase, whose translation MIRAICFDLDGTLVQTELLKARSYAEAAKTLQPECCGTQGREVIEAYKAMLGGSRSEMAKYLLRQFGLEEAAAAKMRMYEVSTPWQAFVQERLRHYDKLLAEPNVLRNHLCMNNFRLLLWAREHGFLTALATMSRCAQANTVLRLLHFEEHFHFIATRDDVVLGKPNQEIYALVARELDVAPSGCLVIEDSATGVLSALRAGMGCIAVTSELTHEAVVDCGLLEPRWIVENPSKLQATVERYVAELGEADAGLELVQRSYPLESA comes from the coding sequence ATGATCCGAGCCATCTGTTTTGATCTTGACGGGACGCTTGTCCAGACCGAGCTCTTGAAAGCCCGCTCCTATGCCGAGGCCGCGAAAACATTGCAGCCGGAGTGTTGCGGTACGCAGGGGCGGGAAGTCATTGAAGCATACAAAGCCATGCTCGGCGGTTCCCGCAGCGAAATGGCCAAGTATCTGCTGCGACAGTTCGGGCTGGAAGAGGCTGCAGCCGCGAAAATGCGCATGTACGAAGTGTCAACACCGTGGCAGGCCTTTGTTCAGGAGCGCTTGAGGCACTACGACAAGCTGCTGGCCGAACCCAATGTGCTGCGCAACCATCTGTGCATGAACAATTTTCGTTTGCTGCTCTGGGCCAGGGAACATGGTTTCCTGACCGCCCTGGCAACCATGTCCCGCTGTGCCCAGGCCAACACGGTCTTGCGCCTTCTGCACTTCGAGGAACATTTCCACTTTATCGCCACCAGGGACGACGTCGTCCTGGGCAAACCAAACCAGGAGATCTACGCCCTGGTTGCTCGAGAACTGGATGTTGCTCCTTCAGGGTGCCTGGTCATCGAGGACTCGGCCACCGGCGTTCTGTCCGCGCTCCGCGCCGGCATGGGCTGTATCGCGGTGACCAGCGAACTGACCCATGAAGCGGTCGTGGACTGCGGCCTGCTGGAACCGCGCTGGATTGTCGAGAATCCGAGCAAGCTGCAAGCCACGGTGGAACGGTATGTGGCCGAACTCGGCGAGGCAGACGCAGGACTGGAACTGGTCCAGCGATCTTATCCTTTGGAATCGGCGTGA
- the rpiB gene encoding ribose 5-phosphate isomerase B — translation MNDEQKRIICIGSDHAGLTMKGQITKYLQGMHWEVLDVGTHRASAVDYPDIAGDVAAAVVDKTAQRAILICGSGVGASIAANKIKGIRAGLCHDTYSAHQGVEHDDMNVLCLGARVVGMELAKELVRAFLSAVFSGEERHVRRLEKIGRLELDGRDPNNTVGRPGRVTS, via the coding sequence GTGAATGATGAACAGAAACGTATTATCTGCATTGGCTCGGACCATGCCGGTTTGACCATGAAAGGTCAGATCACGAAATATCTGCAAGGCATGCACTGGGAAGTTTTGGATGTAGGGACCCATAGGGCCTCTGCGGTGGATTACCCGGATATTGCTGGGGATGTAGCGGCGGCCGTTGTGGACAAAACGGCGCAGCGGGCAATCCTGATCTGTGGCAGCGGGGTTGGTGCATCAATTGCTGCAAATAAAATCAAGGGAATACGGGCTGGTTTGTGTCATGACACCTATTCCGCGCACCAGGGCGTAGAGCACGACGACATGAATGTGCTCTGCCTGGGGGCGCGTGTTGTTGGCATGGAATTGGCCAAGGAACTGGTAAGAGCTTTTCTTTCCGCAGTATTCTCGGGCGAAGAGCGTCATGTCCGGCGGCTGGAGAAGATTGGCCGACTGGAGTTGGATGGAAGAGACCCGAACAATACTGTGGGCCGACCGGGGCGAGTCACTTCGTGA